One genomic region from Corvus moneduloides isolate bCorMon1 unplaced genomic scaffold, bCorMon1.pri scaffold_98_arrow_ctg1, whole genome shotgun sequence encodes:
- the LOC116439083 gene encoding serine/threonine-protein kinase pim-2-like, whose amino-acid sequence MGRAGAMGDGGVLVIVLVLLLATVAVWWAVGHWQPRRRQAWTSKRHKRPGVQPRGSRRKRGAPVAPRSSRPRATPRKRPRAPASPLDSPCSCGPCVAVAQELQELMLLLWARNGTWTLSETCQPAEGAEPVDRSPSSLGLTDFNNTGATLTTDVARESPEVQVGAQPDPGEPSQEQVAEQQVSWSQQLPAHSSQDAVLAVPAGNSPCLVAETTLKRPRRLLHLQEAAPRRPPTTRKAFLVAAAPDTPLCESLGCSPGSPQQQSPAHDAGDSDGAALPRCPPAPAAASARSPAPALPLASPTAARRWPLPGAQQEAGQKKKLQELYQLGPQLGSGGFGTVFSGIRLSDGSPVAIKRVARESVLQWYELPDGTRVPMEIVLMEKVGSGCHNIIRLLDWFELPDSFLLVMERPEPSQDLLAFLLEQGFLCEEMARWLFCQVLEAVRHCTACGVLHRDIKPENLLVDPESGDLKLIDFGCGTFLREQAFTRFAGAHMYSPPEWICLGCYHGHSATIWSLGVLLYVMVCGNMPFQEDRDIVSGQLFFWQQVSPECQHLIRWCLSKHPVDRPELEEILHHPWVRGRRL is encoded by the exons ATGGGACGTGCCGGAGCCATGGGTGACGGTGGCGTCCTGGTGATTgtgcttgtcctgctgctggccactgTGGCTGTCTGGTGGGCCGTTGGCCACTGGCAACCACGGAGGCGGCAGGCATGGACATCGAAGAGACACAAGCGCCCCGGGGTGCAGCCCAGAGGCTCACGGAGGAAGCGAGGAGCCCCTGTGGCTCCCAGGTCCTCCAGGCCTCGGGCAACCCCTCGCAAGCGGCCACGTGCTCCCGCGAGCCCCCTGgacagcccctgcagctgcggCCCCTGCGTGGCAGtggcccaggagctgcaggagctgatgctgctgctctgggctcgCAATGGGACATGG ACGCTCAGTGAGACCTGTCAGCCTGCAGAAGGTGCAGAGCCTGTGGACAGGTCTCCCAGCTCCCTTGGACTCACGGACTTCAACAACACGGGCGCAACCCTGACAACTGACGTGGCCAGGGAAAGCCCAGAAGTCCAAGTGGGAGCCCAGCCCGATCCAGGGGAGCCTTCTCAGGAGCAGGTGGCGGAGCAGCAAGTGAGCTGGAGCCAGCAGTTGCCcgcccacagctcccaggatgctgtgctggctgtgccagctggcaACAGCCCGTGCCTGGTGGCGGAGACGACCCTCAAGAGACCCAGGAGGCTCCTCCATCTCCAGGAAGCTGCTCCGAGACGGCCACCGACTACCAGGAAGGCCTTTCTGGTAGCAG CTGCTCCTGACACCCCCCTGTGCGAGTCCTTGGGCTGTAGCCCCGGCAGTCCTCAACAGCAGAGTCCAGCCCACGACGCCGGGGACAGCGACGgtgccgccctgccccgctgccctccGGCTCCTGCAGCCGCCTCTGCgcgctcccctgccccagctctgccgcTCGCCAGCCCGACGGCTGCAAGGCGGTGGCCGCTGCCCGGCGCGCAGCAGGAAGCAG GGCAAAagaagaagctgcaggagctgtacCAGCTGGGCCCGCAGCTGGGCAGCGGTGGCTTCGGCACCGTTTTCTCGGGCATCCGCCTCTCGGACGGGAGCCCG GTGGCCATCAAACGCGTGGCCCGGGAGAGCGTCCTGCAGTGGTACGAGCTG CCCGACGGCACCCGTGTTCCCATGGAGATCGTGCTCATGGAGAAGGTGGGCTCTGGCTGCCACAACATCATCCGGCTCCTcgactggtttgagctgcctgacAGCTTCCTGCTGGTGATGGAGCGTCCGGAGCCATCGCAGGATCTCCTGgccttcctgctggagcaggggttCCTGTGCGAGGAGATGGCGCGCTGGCTTTTctgccaggtgctggaggcCGTGCGGCACTGCACCGCCTGCGGCGTCCTGCACCGGGACATCAAGCCGGAGAACCTCCTCGTGGACCCAGAGAGCGGCGACCTGAAGCTCATCGACTTCGGTTGCGGCACCTTCCTCCGGGAGCAGGCCTTCACGCGATTTGCCG GAGCACACATGTACAGCCCACCCGAGTGGATCTGCCTTGGCTGCTACCACGGCCATTCAGCAACCATCTGGTCCCTGGGCGTGCTGCTGTACGTCATGGTCTGTGGGAACATGCCCTTCCAGGAGGACCGTGACATCGTGTCGGGGCAGCTCTTCTTCTGGCAGCAGGTCTCTCCAG AGTGCCAACATCTGATCCGCTGGTGTTTGTCCAAGCACCCCGTGGACAggccagagctggaggagatCTTGCACCACCCTTGGGTGCGGGGCAGGCGTCTTTGA